A stretch of Candidatus Zixiibacteriota bacterium DNA encodes these proteins:
- a CDS encoding DUF5683 domain-containing protein: MTNLKKDKRIVWSSGPLIGLIIVLVFLFSQAAFAQEEEKKSEAGLVITSVPSGATVFLEGEYSLNATTPATLPLNLKGRYKIRALKEGYEGWSTSIWLDGTTPKLISINLAPKTRLKGALRSAIVPGWGQYYYGEKKKSFLFSFATLGAATAFVVADNDFSNKNDAYVFAKNDYAAATNVEDKYRLKQILDEKQRQAYDAENVRRITLILVGAAWGFNLLDAIVFYPSLKESLNISSSISFEPENRGIKLSLVKNF; the protein is encoded by the coding sequence ATAGTTCTGGTTTTCCTCTTTTCTCAAGCAGCTTTTGCTCAGGAAGAGGAGAAGAAATCCGAAGCCGGGCTGGTCATCACCTCAGTCCCTTCCGGAGCAACTGTTTTCTTAGAAGGGGAATATAGTCTGAATGCTACCACCCCGGCAACCCTCCCTTTGAATTTAAAAGGGAGATATAAGATCAGGGCTCTCAAAGAAGGGTATGAAGGATGGTCAACCAGCATCTGGTTAGATGGCACCACGCCCAAGCTTATTTCTATCAATCTTGCTCCCAAGACCAGGTTAAAGGGAGCCTTGAGGTCAGCCATCGTTCCCGGATGGGGACAATATTACTACGGGGAAAAGAAAAAATCGTTCCTTTTCAGCTTTGCCACCTTAGGAGCTGCAACTGCCTTTGTGGTAGCAGATAATGACTTCTCCAATAAAAACGATGCTTACGTCTTTGCTAAGAACGATTATGCTGCGGCTACGAATGTAGAGGACAAATACAGGCTCAAGCAGATCCTGGATGAAAAACAGCGCCAGGCTTATGATGCTGAAAACGTCAGAAGGATTACTCTGATCTTAGTCGGAGCGGCCTGGGGATTCAACCTTCTGGACGCCATAGTATTTTACCCTTCTTTAAAAGAAAGCTTGAACATAAGCAGCTCGATTTCATTTGAGCCGGAAAATAGAGGGATAAAGTTAAGCCTGGTCAAGAATTTTTAA